The nucleotide sequence ATCGTCGTGCAAAAGCTGATACAGCCACTCTTTAATGATAGTTTTTCCGTTGCTGCCAGTAATTCCAACTACCGGAATATCAAATCTTTTTCGGTGAAAACTTGTTAGAGTTTGTAGAGCAATTCTGGTATTTTGCACGACAATAAAATTTGAGTTCTCAAACTCATCTTTGCGTTTTGGCAAGGAACTAACTACAAAATTCCTGACACCTTTTTCATACAAATCGCCAATGAATTGATGTCCATTGTGATACAGGCCAACAACGGCAAAAAACAGCGACGATTCTGCTGAAACAATTGTTCTACTATCAATCAGCAAGGAAGATATTGTAGATTCCCCATCTCCTTCTAATTTACCATTTATGATTTCGGCAATTTCTATAATATCATATTCAAGCATAAATTTATGCAATATTTAATTTCATTTAAAGCATGCAATATTATGAGTTTATTTTAAAATAAATTTGATAATATTAGTTTTTCGTATTTATTTATCGAAAAATCACTAATTCGAAATACTGAAGGTTTAATTCATAATTCACTCAGACAGTTCCTAAAGCATTGCTAAGAAATAAATTACAACATGCTAAACTAAAGCAAAATAAATAAGTTTTGAAATCCAACTATTTAGCAATTAGTTTAAATCTTCACAAACTTCTGTACAAACATTTGATTGTCAGTTGTTACTATTCTTGCAAAATAAATTCCATATGCAAGATTTTGAATATTTATATCAATTTTTTGGCTATTTGTAAAATTCCTATTTATAAAAACCTGACCGGAAATTCCGAGTATTTCGACCGAGCCTGAAAAATAGTTATTGCCAAAATCTATTTGAGTAAAATCTTTAGCCGGATTTGGATAAATTGAAATTTCTGGTAAAAAATTGGTTTCCGATATTTCATTTATATCTGGGAATCTTTGGCTCAATTTCAAAATAAAAACATCTTTGCTTCCATTTACTGTTGAAGTATAAAATTCTCCGGCAGTAGGATCTAAATCTACCCCGCCCCAAACAAATCCTGTGGAGTAAACATTTCCATCAGAATCAATATTTATTGAATTGCCATGATCGTCGGCATTTCCTCCAATACCAGCTGCCCAAATAAAAGTACCGTTTGAATCTAATTTGAGAAAATAACAACCACCTATGCTTAGTTCAAATTCCTGAAATCCCGGATCGAAATCGACTGCACCGGAATAAAATCCTGTAGAATAAATATTTCCTAAAGTATCAAGTTTCAGGGAATAACCCGTATCTTCGCTATTTCCACCAATATTTTTTGCCCAAACAAAATTGCCCAAAGAATCTAATTTTAATATGAAAATATCAAAAGAGCCTGAAGAACTTAGGGTATATACTTCCGTTGAATCCGGATCAAAATCAACTATGCTTGAAAACCTTCCTGTTAGATAAATATTCCCCCTTGCATCTATATCTACTGAATGGCTTTCGTCCCATAGGACACCTCCCATACTATGTGCCCATTTGAATTTTCCAGCTTTATCCAATTTTAAAACAAATATATCATAACCTCCATTTGAGCTTAGATAAAAAGTTTCTACGGTGTCTGTATTAAAATCAATTGTACCACTAAAAAATCCGGTTACAT is from Bacteroidota bacterium and encodes:
- a CDS encoding T9SS type A sorting domain-containing protein, whose amino-acid sequence is MKTAILSLLSILFISSNIFAQKVQFEWATSFGGKYEDQGKSIVVDDLGNIYTTGYIQDTVDLNPDAQIFDFHYPYGYRDVYISKFDSSGKLISAISMGACDWDQGNSLTIDDFGNIYSIGNFNDTIDFDPGPGVYDLSSNGSSDFFITKYDSSLNFVWAKSIGGNYIFGDAGYSIAIDTFGNVYTTGCFNGTVDFDPGAGIYELTARGLTDIFISKLDNFGNFVWARNIGYNEWNQGNSLVCDYAGNVYVTGFFSGTIDFNTDTVETFYLSSNGGYDIFVLKLDKAGKFKWAHSMGGVLWDESHSVDIDARGNIYLTGRFSSIVDFDPDSTEVYTLSSSGSFDIFILKLDSLGNFVWAKNIGGNSEDTGYSLKLDTLGNIYSTGFYSGAVDFDPGFQEFELSIGGCYFLKLDSNGTFIWAAGIGGNADDHGNSINIDSDGNVYSTGFVWGGVDLDPTAGEFYTSTVNGSKDVFILKLSQRFPDINEISETNFLPEISIYPNPAKDFTQIDFGNNYFSGSVEILGISGQVFINRNFTNSQKIDINIQNLAYGIYFARIVTTDNQMFVQKFVKI